From the genome of Bacteroidales bacterium:
TAAATCCTAAACGATATGAAAGCAATTAAATTATTTGCAGTGTTGCTAATGTCATTGTTATTTGTAGGTTGTGAAAATAATAATAATGATAATGATAATGAAAAAGTTCTGGAGATACCGCAAGGCGTTGACCTTAACAAATATGCCTTTGGAATACCTCTTAAAGATGTTGATTGCATTGGAGATGAATTGAAATTCTCGTTGTCATTTTGGTTGAATGCAAAAGAGTTTAATCATTTGACAGAGGGAACAACTCTTTTTAGTATCAGAGATGTAAAAGCTCCCATCCCTTATAATGATTATGGCTGGATATGGGCTAATGTAGGACCTGGACGCTTTAATAAAAATGGAGAAGGTCTCTCCATATCTGTTCATAGTGTGTATAGTAATCCATATTGGGCTTTTCCATTTGTTCAATACGATTTTACAGAAGTTCAATGGTATAACTTTACATTTGTATTTGATTATACAAATAAGCGAGAGATAAAAGCATATATAAATGGCGATTTAATATATGAAACTCCTGCGAATGCTTCTTACTATGACTATTTTGATG
Proteins encoded in this window:
- a CDS encoding LamG domain-containing protein — encoded protein: MKAIKLFAVLLMSLLFVGCENNNNDNDNEKVLEIPQGVDLNKYAFGIPLKDVDCIGDELKFSLSFWLNAKEFNHLTEGTTLFSIRDVKAPIPYNDYGWIWANVGPGRFNKNGEGLSISVHSVYSNPYWAFPFVQYDFTEVQWYNFTFVFDYTNKREIKAYINGDLIYETPANASYYDYFDDKMVLLIGGFAQNRAPLDACIDKVQIYAKALSESEVQESMSTPLLQDPSLRAYWDFEKNSNIDSEGFMLSDNNSGVKATMYEIETFTEVDTDRNKEYVYSIGLKVKPFTFGMGK